In the Pleuronectes platessa chromosome 8, fPlePla1.1, whole genome shotgun sequence genome, one interval contains:
- the tlx2 gene encoding T-cell leukemia homeobox protein 2 isoform X2, which produces MEHTGIEEVNQTHQQQHEPISFGIDQILNSSDQSSGCMLPNRTNGDPDYALAPNVYSNGYNSVYNPACSMAAAAGLAGSYNVNMNMNVSMNMNMNVNVNSGGGAGGVIRVPAHRPMPPPPSSVAAAPHPPPSGHPPGIGPGIASVPGMGMGNSANFTFPWMESSRRFAKERLTGEQAEESRIGEATGGPGAGSLCHLPKGDIGRVPVWSTVETLAKCYYPELAHLRDGSGLLADYPFPKGACPVFPPCLSAALSPFSVTRRIGHPYQNRTPPKRKKPRTSFSRVQICELEKRFHRQKYLASAERATLAKALKMTDAQVKTWFQNRRTKWRRQTAEEREAERQQANRLMLQLQQEAFQKTLSQPLQPDPLCLHNSSLYALQNLQPWADDNKLTV; this is translated from the exons ATGGAGCACACCGGGATCGAGGAGGTGAACCAGacgcaccagcagcagcatgagCCCATCAGCTTCGGGATCGACCAGATCCTTAACAGCTCGGACCAGTCCAGCGGCTGCATGCTGCCCAACCGGACCAACGGCGACCCGGATTACGCGCTGGCCCCCAACGTCTACAGCAACGGGTACAACAGCGTCTACAACCCGGCCTGCTccatggcggcggcggcgggtcTGGCCGGCTCCTACAACGTCAACATGAACATGAACGTCagcatgaacatgaacatgaacgTTAACGTGAACTCGGGCGGTGGCGCCGGCGGGGTGATCCGGGTGCCGGCGCACAGACCCATGCCGCCGCCGCCGTCCTCCGTCGCCGCCGCGCCGCATCCGCCCCCCTCAGGGCATCCGCCGGGCATCGGACCCGGCATCGCCTCGGTGCCCGGTATGGGGATGGGCAACTCGGCCAACTTCACCTTCCCGTGgatggagagcagcaggaggttcgCCAAGGAGAGACTAACAG GGGAGCAGGCAGAGGAGAGCCGAATTGGAGAGGCCACAGGGGGGCCGGGGGCCGGGTCCCTCTGTCATCTCCCCAAGGGAGACATCGGCAGGGTCCCTGTCTGGAGCACTGTGGAGACGTTAGCTAAATGCTATTACCCCGAGCTCGCTCACCTGCGAGACGGCAGTGGCCTCCTAGCAGACTATCCTTTCCCTAAGGGGGCTTGCCCAG TCTTCCCGCCCTGTCTTTCAGCTGCCCTCTCGCCCTTCTCTGTGACCCGGCGTATCGGCCACCCTTACCAGAACCGCACGCCGCCCAAGAGGAAAAAGCCTCGCACCTCCTTCAGCCGGGTGCAGATCTGCGAGCTGGAGAAACGCTTCCACCGCCAGAAGTACCTGGCGTCGGCCGAGCGCGCCACCTTGGCCAAGGCCCTGAAGATGACGGACGCACAAGTCAAGACCTGGTTTCAGAACAGACGGACAAAATGGCG GAGACAGACTGCAGAGGAGCGAGAGGCAGAGCGGCAGCAGGCCAACCGGCTGATGCTGCAGCTTCAGCAGGAAGCCTTCCAGAAGACGTTGAGCCAGCCTCTGCAGCCCGACCCACTCTGCCTGCACAACTCCTCCCTCTACGCCCTGCAGAACCTGCAGCCCTGGGCAGATGACAATAAG CTGACGGTCTAA
- the tlx2 gene encoding T-cell leukemia homeobox protein 2 isoform X1, with protein MEHTGIEEVNQTHQQQHEPISFGIDQILNSSDQSSGCMLPNRTNGDPDYALAPNVYSNGYNSVYNPACSMAAAAGLAGSYNVNMNMNVSMNMNMNVNVNSGGGAGGVIRVPAHRPMPPPPSSVAAAPHPPPSGHPPGIGPGIASVPGMGMGNSANFTFPWMESSRRFAKERLTGEQAEESRIGEATGGPGAGSLCHLPKGDIGRVPVWSTVETLAKCYYPELAHLRDGSGLLADYPFPKGACPAALSPFSVTRRIGHPYQNRTPPKRKKPRTSFSRVQICELEKRFHRQKYLASAERATLAKALKMTDAQVKTWFQNRRTKWRRQTAEEREAERQQANRLMLQLQQEAFQKTLSQPLQPDPLCLHNSSLYALQNLQPWADDNKVTSVTSVASVV; from the exons ATGGAGCACACCGGGATCGAGGAGGTGAACCAGacgcaccagcagcagcatgagCCCATCAGCTTCGGGATCGACCAGATCCTTAACAGCTCGGACCAGTCCAGCGGCTGCATGCTGCCCAACCGGACCAACGGCGACCCGGATTACGCGCTGGCCCCCAACGTCTACAGCAACGGGTACAACAGCGTCTACAACCCGGCCTGCTccatggcggcggcggcgggtcTGGCCGGCTCCTACAACGTCAACATGAACATGAACGTCagcatgaacatgaacatgaacgTTAACGTGAACTCGGGCGGTGGCGCCGGCGGGGTGATCCGGGTGCCGGCGCACAGACCCATGCCGCCGCCGCCGTCCTCCGTCGCCGCCGCGCCGCATCCGCCCCCCTCAGGGCATCCGCCGGGCATCGGACCCGGCATCGCCTCGGTGCCCGGTATGGGGATGGGCAACTCGGCCAACTTCACCTTCCCGTGgatggagagcagcaggaggttcgCCAAGGAGAGACTAACAG GGGAGCAGGCAGAGGAGAGCCGAATTGGAGAGGCCACAGGGGGGCCGGGGGCCGGGTCCCTCTGTCATCTCCCCAAGGGAGACATCGGCAGGGTCCCTGTCTGGAGCACTGTGGAGACGTTAGCTAAATGCTATTACCCCGAGCTCGCTCACCTGCGAGACGGCAGTGGCCTCCTAGCAGACTATCCTTTCCCTAAGGGGGCTTGCCCAG CTGCCCTCTCGCCCTTCTCTGTGACCCGGCGTATCGGCCACCCTTACCAGAACCGCACGCCGCCCAAGAGGAAAAAGCCTCGCACCTCCTTCAGCCGGGTGCAGATCTGCGAGCTGGAGAAACGCTTCCACCGCCAGAAGTACCTGGCGTCGGCCGAGCGCGCCACCTTGGCCAAGGCCCTGAAGATGACGGACGCACAAGTCAAGACCTGGTTTCAGAACAGACGGACAAAATGGCG GAGACAGACTGCAGAGGAGCGAGAGGCAGAGCGGCAGCAGGCCAACCGGCTGATGCTGCAGCTTCAGCAGGAAGCCTTCCAGAAGACGTTGAGCCAGCCTCTGCAGCCCGACCCACTCTGCCTGCACAACTCCTCCCTCTACGCCCTGCAGAACCTGCAGCCCTGGGCAGATGACAATAAGGTGACCTCCGTCACCTCCGTGGCATCTgtagtgtga
- the tlx2 gene encoding T-cell leukemia homeobox protein 2 isoform X3 — protein MEHTGIEEVNQTHQQQHEPISFGIDQILNSSDQSSGCMLPNRTNGDPDYALAPNVYSNGYNSVYNPACSMAAAAGLAGSYNVNMNMNVSMNMNMNVNVNSGGGAGGVIRVPAHRPMPPPPSSVAAAPHPPPSGHPPGIGPGIASVPGMGMGNSANFTFPWMESSRRFAKERLTAALSPFSVTRRIGHPYQNRTPPKRKKPRTSFSRVQICELEKRFHRQKYLASAERATLAKALKMTDAQVKTWFQNRRTKWRRQTAEEREAERQQANRLMLQLQQEAFQKTLSQPLQPDPLCLHNSSLYALQNLQPWADDNKVTSVTSVASVV, from the exons ATGGAGCACACCGGGATCGAGGAGGTGAACCAGacgcaccagcagcagcatgagCCCATCAGCTTCGGGATCGACCAGATCCTTAACAGCTCGGACCAGTCCAGCGGCTGCATGCTGCCCAACCGGACCAACGGCGACCCGGATTACGCGCTGGCCCCCAACGTCTACAGCAACGGGTACAACAGCGTCTACAACCCGGCCTGCTccatggcggcggcggcgggtcTGGCCGGCTCCTACAACGTCAACATGAACATGAACGTCagcatgaacatgaacatgaacgTTAACGTGAACTCGGGCGGTGGCGCCGGCGGGGTGATCCGGGTGCCGGCGCACAGACCCATGCCGCCGCCGCCGTCCTCCGTCGCCGCCGCGCCGCATCCGCCCCCCTCAGGGCATCCGCCGGGCATCGGACCCGGCATCGCCTCGGTGCCCGGTATGGGGATGGGCAACTCGGCCAACTTCACCTTCCCGTGgatggagagcagcaggaggttcgCCAAGGAGAGACTAACAG CTGCCCTCTCGCCCTTCTCTGTGACCCGGCGTATCGGCCACCCTTACCAGAACCGCACGCCGCCCAAGAGGAAAAAGCCTCGCACCTCCTTCAGCCGGGTGCAGATCTGCGAGCTGGAGAAACGCTTCCACCGCCAGAAGTACCTGGCGTCGGCCGAGCGCGCCACCTTGGCCAAGGCCCTGAAGATGACGGACGCACAAGTCAAGACCTGGTTTCAGAACAGACGGACAAAATGGCG GAGACAGACTGCAGAGGAGCGAGAGGCAGAGCGGCAGCAGGCCAACCGGCTGATGCTGCAGCTTCAGCAGGAAGCCTTCCAGAAGACGTTGAGCCAGCCTCTGCAGCCCGACCCACTCTGCCTGCACAACTCCTCCCTCTACGCCCTGCAGAACCTGCAGCCCTGGGCAGATGACAATAAGGTGACCTCCGTCACCTCCGTGGCATCTgtagtgtga